In Photobacterium atrarenae, the sequence CGGCCAGGTGCGCGGCCGCATCGTAGTCTCTGCGCAGCGACAGCTGGACCACTGGGATATCGGCCTCAGGGAACATCAGCTTCAGCGGAATGAACATCCCGTGATCGAACCTTTGCGCGTCATCCGGCTGACAATCCAGTCCGGCCTCGGTCAGCAGGCGTGTGATCTGCGCTGCCAGCGCCGGTGAACCGGGCGCCGGGTAGGTGAGCTGATAGGTGTGGTCGGGAAACCCGAAGTAATCGTATTTCAGATGAGGATGCTCAGCGCTGATCACCCGAAACCCCGGGGATTGCCAATGTGCTGAAATCATCAGGATCGCCCGGGGACGGGCCGGCAAGGTGGCCGCCACCCCTTTGAGAAATTCGGCCATGGCATCCCAGGTGTCGGTAGGCTCCCACGCCATGAAGAAACAGGGGCCGGCGCCGTGGGGAATAAACATCACCGGCTGGGTGATCTGATCGGCCCGGGGATCGTGTGCCGGTGCCATAGGGGCGGTACTGAAATGCATGGGAGCTGCTCCTTCATCTGTTCCGTTGAGAATATAAATCTGATGTTACATGCCGTATTTTTTACCAATGGTGTGAACTGCCTGAATTATTTCATCGGTTTGCTGCGTCGGCTGAGCAGTAGCGATGGGGCCCGGCTGCTCAGCCAAAGCGAAAGGCTGACAACCGGACTTGCATCACCTGCGCCGAAAAAACCTTGTGGCCGCTGTCTGTACCGGCTGCACCGGCAGCAACCATCAGCGGCAAGAGGTGCTCTTCGTCGCCGGGAGGGTGGCACTGCAAGGCTGCTGGGGCTTGTGTCCACTGGCACAATGCAGCCTCTCGACGTGCGCTGTCGGCGCCGATAGCCCCGGTTAGCCAGTCGTCAAACGCGGCTGAAGGGGCGCTGAATTGTGCATTGCCATACCCACGCATGTTGTGAAAGCTCATGCCGCTGCCGATGATCAACACGCCTTCATCCCGTAACGGCGCCAGCGCCCGGCCGGCTGCAAGGTGTAACGCCGGATCCAGGCTGCTTTGCAGCGAGAGCTGCACCACCGGGATATCGGCTTCGGGGAACATCAGTTTCAGCGGTACGAATACGCCGTGATCAAAGCATTGTCCGGGATCGGGCTGGCAGTCCAGACCTGCTTGGGAAAGCCGCGCTCCGATTTCTCCGGCCAGTTGGGGTGAGCCGGGGGCCGGGTAGCGAAGCCGGTAGGTATGGGCCGGAAAACCATAGAAATCGTAGTTCAGCTCGGGCTGTTCAGTGGCGCTCACACGAAACCCTGTCGTTTGCCAGTGGGCAGAAATGATCAGGATCGCACGGGGGCGGGCCGGCAGTGTATGAGGGAGCGCTTCAAGAGAGCGGGCCATGGCATCCCAGATACCGGCGGGTTTCCAGTCCATGAAAAAGCAGGGACCAGCACCGTGGGGAATAAACAAAACCGGCTGAGTGGCGCGTTCTGTTTTAGTTTCTGTGAGGGACATCATGATTCACCTTGAAACCTTTGCATTACTTTGAACGGACACTAACGCATTCACTCAGAAGTGAGAACCTATAATAAATGCGTAACAGTTTTAACCAGGAGTGTGAAATAGATGTTGGACCGTATTACCGGTATGCGGGTTTTCATGGCAGCCTCGGCACAGGGCAGCTTGTCAGCAGCGGGGCGCTCCTTGGGCATGTCGCCGACGATGGCCACCAAACATATGGACGCCCTCGAAACCCGCTTGGGGGTTAAGTTGTTGCACCGCACTACGCGGCGGCTGTCGCTGACTGATTCCGGCACAGATTACCTGGAAGCTTGCCGGCGGATCCTGAAGGAGCTTGACGAAGCAGAATCGGAAATTGCGGCTCAGCGTGTTGAAGCGGTCGGACGTTTACGGATCAATTTACCGTTCTCGTTTGGCATTCAGTTTATCGCACCGTTAATGCCGGCCTTCAGTCGCCGCTATCCCCAGGTTGAGGTTGAGCTGGGGTTGAGTGATAGCCAGCAGGATTTGATCCGGGAGGGATGGGATTTGATGATCCGGATTGGCCATCTGGCCGACAGCTCGCTCAAAGCCCGGCGTCTGGGCAACACCGCAATGCTGGTTTGTGCATCACCAGACTATCTGGCCCGTTACGGCACGCCACAAAGTGTTGCGGACTTGTCCGGCCATAATTGCCTGAGCTATTCCCTTGCGCCCTGGCAGGGGCGGGGATTTTGGTCTTTTGGCCGGGAAGGTGAAATTCAGGTACCGGTGCAGGGTAACCTCCAGGCCAACAGCGGTGATGCTTTGCTG encodes:
- a CDS encoding DODA-type extradiol aromatic ring-opening family dioxygenase, with the translated sequence MMSLTETKTERATQPVLFIPHGAGPCFFMDWKPAGIWDAMARSLEALPHTLPARPRAILIISAHWQTTGFRVSATEQPELNYDFYGFPAHTYRLRYPAPGSPQLAGEIGARLSQAGLDCQPDPGQCFDHGVFVPLKLMFPEADIPVVQLSLQSSLDPALHLAAGRALAPLRDEGVLIIGSGMSFHNMRGYGNAQFSAPSAAFDDWLTGAIGADSARREAALCQWTQAPAALQCHPPGDEEHLLPLMVAAGAAGTDSGHKVFSAQVMQVRLSAFRFG
- a CDS encoding DODA-type extradiol aromatic ring-opening family dioxygenase, producing the protein MHFSTAPMAPAHDPRADQITQPVMFIPHGAGPCFFMAWEPTDTWDAMAEFLKGVAATLPARPRAILMISAHWQSPGFRVISAEHPHLKYDYFGFPDHTYQLTYPAPGSPALAAQITRLLTEAGLDCQPDDAQRFDHGMFIPLKLMFPEADIPVVQLSLRRDYDAAAHLAAGQALTSLRDEGVLIIGSGMSFHNMRGYGDPRYTAPSKAFDDWLTLVVGTEPYRRSLALRQWDRSAPYAQHCHPPGAEEHLIPLMVAAGAAGKDLGHKVYSEEVLKTRLSAFRFG
- a CDS encoding LysR family transcriptional regulator, with the protein product MLDRITGMRVFMAASAQGSLSAAGRSLGMSPTMATKHMDALETRLGVKLLHRTTRRLSLTDSGTDYLEACRRILKELDEAESEIAAQRVEAVGRLRINLPFSFGIQFIAPLMPAFSRRYPQVEVELGLSDSQQDLIREGWDLMIRIGHLADSSLKARRLGNTAMLVCASPDYLARYGTPQSVADLSGHNCLSYSLAPWQGRGFWSFGREGEIQVPVQGNLQANSGDALLAAALGGQGMIYQPDFIVREALARGELIALELDQAMFDLGGIYILFPPDRRPPAKVRAMIDFLVASISPPSA